A region of the Clostridium sp. AN503 genome:
AGTTTTGTCCAGTGTTAAAAAATTCCAATCTGTCTTAGAATAACATTATCAGATGATGCTGCAGCATCTTAAACGTGTTTGTAACAAATAAGGAAAATTTAAAGGAGGAAAAGTAACGTGAAAAAAAGATTCTTATCATTAGTTCTGGTCAGCTCCATGCTGGCAATGTCCTTAGCAGGCTGTGGAGGCGGTTCTAAACCGGCCGAGACCCAGGCCCCGGCAGCTCCGGCGGCAACAGAAGCTCCGGCAGGCGCCAAAGAAGAAACTGCGGCTCCGGCAGAGACCAAGGCAGAAGATACGGCGAACCTCTCTGAGGTCGAGAAGATCATCAAAGAAGCAGAGGGTATGAGCTTAGAGGAACTGGGCAAGAAGGCGATCGAAGAGTCCAACGGAAAGACCTTCTACGGCGTGGGCAACTCCAGCCGCGGCAAGTCTGCACTTCCGCTGTTTATCGAGTATTTGCAGTCCATCGACCCGTCCTACAATATGGAATATGAGTGGCAGCAGCCGAAGAACAACAAGATCTTTGAGCAGTTGTCGGCAGATTCCTTAAAGGGCAGCGGCACCTTCGCCATGACCCTGATCCAGGACGGCAACCAGATCGAATCCAAGATGGTGCAGACCGGCATCTTAAAGACCTTTATCCCGAAGGATTGGGCAGATGCCAACAAAACCACCGCAGACGCATACGAGGGATTCCTTCCGCTGCAGACACTGAATAAAGTATTTATGTACAACAGCACCGGCAGCGCAGAGTATAAAAACTGCTGGGATTTCGTGGGAGAGGGCGTACACTCCTTATACATGGACATTGATTCCGAGATCGTCGGCAAGAACTTCCTGTATATGCTGACCGAGGACAAATACGCAGGATGGCTGAAGGATGCTTACAACGCACTGGATGCTGACAAACAGGCATATTTCAAACCGGTCATCGACGAGATGGCAACGGATGCAGAAGACTTAGGGCTGGGCGCAGACGGCGCTTACGCACTGGCATGGATCAAGCTGTGGGTAGAGAGCTACAATGAGCAGACCGATGACGGCCCGATCTGCAATACCCTGGTAACCGATTCCGCAAAGGATCAGAGCGGCCTGTTAGTATACTCCAAGCTCCGTTCCGTAGAGGAGTCCGCAGGCGTTTCCGTAAACAACATCAAAGTAGCTGCATACCAGGATGGCTATGAGGGTATCGGCGGCTATGGCTACTGCCATTATCTGTTCCTGACCAACAACAGCCCGCTTCCGTGGACCGCATGTGCATTCATCGCTTACATGACCTGTACCGAGGACGGTTTCAGCGCATGGGGCAAGGATATGGGCGGTTACTCCTCCAATCCTGATGTGGCTGCTGCAACCGAGGCAACCTATGGACACAGCAAGGGCGGCTACAATGAGGCCGGTGAGAACGAGTTTGACGCCAAGAACGACAGAGGCTACGACTGGTGGACCACAGAAGGCGAACTGGTTCTGGAAGATCCGGAATACTGTGCATCTGTATCCTTCACCGTAGGAAGCTGGATCGAGATGCTGACCAAGTACAGCGAGGGCGGAGCCCAGTAAATTCAGTTAAGTAAGAACATCATGGGGTGCTGCAAAAGAATGGAACAAACACCCAACTTTGCAGCACCCCGTTTCTTTCGGAAACTATTGAACCAGTAATCAACGTTAGATGGAGGCACTCACATGGAGCAGATACAGGTAAAACAGGCAAACCGGAAAGCCATCCTGCTCAACAAGATCAAGACCTTTTTCTCCAAACCCCAGAATATCATTCTGCTGCTGTTTGGGATTGTACTGACTTTTACGACAGTTGCGCCGATTGTTGCGATCGTAAAAGACACGTTCCAGATCCACCCGGGCACCATCGATGCCCATCTGACCGGCAAGGCTGCCGGTTATAGTGTGGTGAACTACATCGATCTATTTACCAGCAGGCTTGCAAAGACCAACCTCTGGAAACCGCTCTGGAACACGATCCTGCTGGCAGTATTTACCTGTCTGATCTCGATTGTATATGGTGGTATTTTCGCATTTTTGGTAACAAGAACGAATTTAAAGTTCAAAAAATATTTAAGTTCCATTTTTATTTTCCCATACATCATGCCCCAGTGGACCCTGGCGGTGGTATGGCAGAATGTATTTAACAGCAATGCGGTAGTCGGCACCTCAAACGGCCTTCTCGCTTCGCTGTTCGGCATCCTGGCCCCCAAGTGGTGGTGTCAGGGGCTGCTTCCCAGTGCGGTAGTGCTGGGGCTTCACTACGCGCCGTTCGCTTACATCCTGATCGGTGGGATCTTCCGGAATATGGATTCCAACTTAGAGGAGGCGGCGACGATCCTGGACACCCCGAAATGGAAAACCATGTTCCGGATTACCTTACCGATGGTAAAACCGGCAATTTTATCGACCATACTGCTGGTATTCGGAAGCGCCATGGGCAGCTATCCGGTGCCGCATTACTTAGGACTGACCACCCTGTCCACCAAATACATCTCCATGAACTCCAAGTATACGGGAGAGGCCAGTATCCTGGCGATCATCATGATGGTGTTCGGCGTGGCGATCCTTACCATGAACCAGGTGAGCTTAAAGAGCCGGAAGAACTACACCACAGTGACCGGAAAGTCCGGCCAGCTCTCCAAGATCAACCTGGGAAAGATCGGAAAATACTTAATCGGCCTGGTGCTGATCGTGCTGACCTTCTTCACCAGCATTTTCCCGATCATCTCCTTCGCCTTAGAGACCTTCCTGCCAAACCCCGGCGACTACAGCTTTTTGTACACCAGGGATTTCAGCAACCTGACTACCAAATGGTGGCTGACCAGTGAGAATATCACGGAGAACGGAATGTACGGGCAGCAGGGAATCCTGTACAACAACACGATCTGGCATGCATTCTGGGGAACCTTACTGGTGGCCGTGTGCTGTGCGCTGATCGCAGGCACCATCGGTACCCTGATCGGATACGCGGTGGCGAAGAACCGCCGGAGCAAGTGGGCCAGCTACGTAAACGGCATGGCATTCCTGCCGTACTTAATGCCGTCCATCGCCGTAGGCGCAGCGTTCTTCATCCTGTTCAGCAATGAGAAGATCAACCTGTTCAACACCTACACCCTGCTGATCATCGCAGGTACCATAAAGTATATTCCATTTGCCAGCAGGAGCTCCCTAAACTCCATGCTGCAGATCAGCAATGAGATCGAGGAGGCGGCGATCATCCAGGACCTGCCCTGGTGGAAGCGGATGCTGTTCATCATCATCCCGATCCAGAAATCGGCGATCATCAGCGGATACATGCTTCCGTTCATGACCTGCCTGCGGGAACTGTCCCTGTTCTTACTGCTTTGTACCCAGGGCTTTATCCTTTCCACCACGCTGGATTATTTTGATGAGATGGGGCTGTATGCATTTTCAAGCGCCATCAACCTGATCCTTATCATCACGATCCTCGTATTTAACACATTGGTAAACAAATTAACCGGAGCAAGTCTGGATGACGGTATTGGAGGTTGACGAATATGCCTGAGATTAAATTAACACACATAACAAAACGGTGGGGAAAATTCTTCGGAGTGGACGATCTAAGCCTTGATATTCCGGACAATTCCTTCATCACCCTGCTGGGCCCGTCAGGCTGCGGCAAGACCACGATCCTGCGTATGATTGCCGGTCTGGAGACCCCGACCACCGGCCAGATAAGGATCGGAGACCGGGTAGTATTTGACAGCGACGCGGGCATCAATATCCCCGCCAACAAGCGTAAAGTGGGCTTCCTGTTCCAGAACTACGCCCTGTGGCCCAACATGACGGTATACCAGAACATTTCCTTTGGACTTAACAATATAAAGGAAGAAATGCCCAAGATTGATTTTGAGGCTAAGACTGCCAGCGATCTGGCCCGTTCCTTAAAAAGCGGGCGGAAGATCGTGGAGCTGGTGGAGGACTGCCGGGATAAAAAGGGCAAGCTGGATATGGAGAAGGTCTACTTAAAGCTGATCGACGCATTCACGATCTCTCTCTACACAGCAAAGACCTTATATGATATGAAGGTTCAGGAGGCCGCGGACCCGGATGCGGCTGCCCGTGAGAGGTTAGCGGAGCAGGAAAAGAAGCTTCAGGGCATCCTGGAC
Encoded here:
- a CDS encoding iron ABC transporter permease translates to MEQIQVKQANRKAILLNKIKTFFSKPQNIILLLFGIVLTFTTVAPIVAIVKDTFQIHPGTIDAHLTGKAAGYSVVNYIDLFTSRLAKTNLWKPLWNTILLAVFTCLISIVYGGIFAFLVTRTNLKFKKYLSSIFIFPYIMPQWTLAVVWQNVFNSNAVVGTSNGLLASLFGILAPKWWCQGLLPSAVVLGLHYAPFAYILIGGIFRNMDSNLEEAATILDTPKWKTMFRITLPMVKPAILSTILLVFGSAMGSYPVPHYLGLTTLSTKYISMNSKYTGEASILAIIMMVFGVAILTMNQVSLKSRKNYTTVTGKSGQLSKINLGKIGKYLIGLVLIVLTFFTSIFPIISFALETFLPNPGDYSFLYTRDFSNLTTKWWLTSENITENGMYGQQGILYNNTIWHAFWGTLLVAVCCALIAGTIGTLIGYAVAKNRRSKWASYVNGMAFLPYLMPSIAVGAAFFILFSNEKINLFNTYTLLIIAGTIKYIPFASRSSLNSMLQISNEIEEAAIIQDLPWWKRMLFIIIPIQKSAIISGYMLPFMTCLRELSLFLLLCTQGFILSTTLDYFDEMGLYAFSSAINLILIITILVFNTLVNKLTGASLDDGIGG